From the Psychrobacillus sp. FSL K6-4046 genome, one window contains:
- a CDS encoding nuclease-related domain-containing protein, translating into MTIDQPRVIPKPIEVYKRFIHRLPTQHPFIPHLEDRIYNLEAGYAGENFVDNFLKQIAFSKHYAILKDLHLPISDSGYLQLDTIILTPKYLAILEIKNIRGKISFQRNPDQLIREVDGEITAFKCPEQQIIRHAQKLTLLLNSLNLQLPVKSFIVFASTKTIVAQPPKRVRAVMGCDIATHINSLNVLPDVLPVNKFKHLLNYFTVNATGFIPKPLSHIYPLNLKEIKRGLLCAKCFQFVEGSCSSFGTLKKTMQQQALEDWFYLYKETISNKECMEFLNLKDKHAASYLLRNSRLYPINNTKSRYYVIQKK; encoded by the coding sequence ATTACTATAGACCAACCCCGTGTCATTCCCAAGCCGATTGAAGTATACAAACGATTCATTCACCGACTACCTACTCAACATCCGTTCATACCTCATTTAGAAGACCGCATATACAATCTGGAAGCGGGTTATGCTGGTGAGAATTTTGTCGACAATTTTTTAAAGCAAATTGCCTTTTCTAAGCATTACGCTATTTTAAAGGATCTTCACCTTCCCATTTCCGACTCTGGTTATCTTCAATTAGATACGATAATCCTTACCCCGAAATACCTTGCCATTCTCGAAATCAAAAATATTCGAGGAAAAATCTCTTTCCAAAGAAATCCGGACCAACTTATACGTGAAGTCGACGGTGAAATCACTGCCTTTAAATGTCCAGAGCAGCAGATCATACGCCACGCACAAAAGCTAACACTCCTATTAAATTCCCTCAACCTTCAGCTTCCAGTGAAAAGCTTCATTGTCTTTGCTTCCACTAAAACTATTGTGGCACAACCTCCCAAGCGAGTAAGAGCAGTCATGGGCTGCGACATTGCAACTCATATCAATTCACTGAACGTTCTCCCGGACGTCCTACCCGTAAACAAGTTTAAACATCTTCTAAATTATTTCACAGTGAACGCCACCGGGTTTATACCAAAACCACTATCTCACATCTATCCCTTAAATTTGAAGGAGATAAAAAGAGGACTGCTATGCGCAAAATGCTTTCAATTTGTAGAAGGGAGCTGCTCCTCATTCGGTACCTTAAAAAAGACAATGCAACAGCAAGCATTAGAGGACTGGTTTTATCTGTATAAGGAAACGATCTCCAACAAAGAGTGCATGGAATTTTTAAATCTCAAAGACAAGCATGCTGCTTCCTACTTATTAAGGAACTCTAGATTATATCCCATCAATAATACGAAAAGTCGCTACTACGTCATCCAAAAGAAATAA
- a CDS encoding DinB family protein, with protein MESLYQLNFARIYTLGRIKQCREDEWDIKPKGFSNTVRWNVGHVYVQMEILVQKAIPTYSIVHPEWIPFFAPGTGPDDWQEIPASKEELVVSLKDQLDRVLALLAPNLQDYLIDTLEIGNLHSMETVEAIVQFIVWHEGVHAGIIHSINQANME; from the coding sequence ATAGAATCTTTATACCAGCTAAACTTTGCAAGAATCTATACACTAGGCAGAATCAAACAATGCCGAGAAGATGAATGGGATATAAAGCCTAAAGGATTCTCTAACACCGTTCGTTGGAATGTTGGGCACGTTTATGTACAAATGGAAATTTTGGTTCAAAAAGCTATTCCAACTTACAGTATTGTACATCCTGAATGGATACCTTTTTTTGCCCCAGGGACAGGCCCGGATGATTGGCAGGAGATACCCGCTTCAAAAGAAGAACTAGTAGTTAGTTTAAAAGACCAGTTAGACCGTGTGTTAGCACTTTTAGCACCAAATCTTCAAGATTATTTAATAGATACGTTAGAGATAGGGAATCTACATAGCATGGAAACTGTAGAGGCAATTGTGCAATTTATTGTCTGGCATGAAGGCGTTCATGCAGGAATCATTCATTCGATCAATCAAGCAAATATGGAGTAA
- a CDS encoding AAA family ATPase: protein MKIYIVGSVGSGKTTLARHLANHYNIPHFETDNFVWTRRPEGDIRNSEEKRDDLLKDAIRLEQWIIEGVHIQWTDSALEAADHILFLDVPVAIRHWRIIKRFTRQALGLEKANYQPTFSIFLKMFQWTRYFEKQMKPEFLKKFNTYDKKVALLSTSDFRKIIALF from the coding sequence ATGAAAATATATATTGTGGGATCAGTAGGAAGTGGGAAAACGACCCTTGCTCGACATTTAGCGAATCACTATAATATTCCTCACTTTGAAACGGATAACTTTGTTTGGACCAGACGCCCTGAGGGGGATATTAGAAATTCTGAAGAGAAACGAGACGATTTGCTAAAAGATGCAATTCGATTGGAACAGTGGATAATCGAAGGAGTCCATATTCAGTGGACGGATTCCGCATTAGAGGCAGCCGATCATATTTTATTTCTAGATGTACCAGTAGCTATAAGACATTGGCGAATTATAAAGAGGTTTACTCGTCAGGCACTTGGATTGGAAAAGGCTAACTACCAGCCAACCTTTTCTATATTTCTAAAAATGTTTCAATGGACGAGATACTTTGAAAAACAAATGAAACCTGAATTTCTTAAGAAGTTTAATACGTATGATAAGAAAGTAGCGCTACTATCAACGAGTGATTTCCGAAAAATAATAGCATTGTTTTAA
- a CDS encoding response regulator transcription factor, whose protein sequence is MIRILLADDHEMVRIGVSAYLQAQPDMEVVAEAVNGLEAVELALKHRPDIILMDMVMPIMNGAEATREIIKKWPEAKVMVVTSFIDDDKVYPALEAGAISYLLKTSKASHIADSIRKTLNGNAVLEPEVTNKMMLRMRQGSGRSLHEDLTDRELEVLLLIAEGKTNQDIADTLFIALKTAKTHVSNILSKLEVNDRTQAVIYAYEHKLVSTKK, encoded by the coding sequence ATGATTCGCATTTTGCTAGCCGATGACCATGAGATGGTCCGTATCGGCGTTTCAGCTTACTTACAAGCTCAACCAGATATGGAGGTTGTAGCTGAGGCAGTAAATGGACTAGAGGCAGTCGAATTGGCTCTCAAGCATCGACCTGACATTATTTTAATGGATATGGTCATGCCTATTATGAACGGGGCAGAGGCTACTCGGGAAATTATTAAAAAATGGCCTGAAGCCAAAGTGATGGTAGTCACTAGCTTTATCGATGACGACAAGGTGTATCCTGCTTTGGAAGCAGGAGCGATCAGCTATCTCTTGAAAACGTCCAAAGCCTCACATATTGCTGATTCAATTCGTAAAACTTTAAATGGTAATGCTGTTTTAGAGCCAGAGGTCACTAACAAGATGATGTTACGCATGCGACAAGGATCTGGTCGTTCATTACATGAAGATTTGACTGATCGTGAACTAGAGGTACTTCTTCTCATAGCCGAAGGCAAAACAAATCAGGATATTGCCGATACTTTATTTATTGCGCTCAAAACAGCAAAAACCCATGTCAGCAACATTTTGTCCAAGCTGGAGGTAAATGATCGTACTCAAGCTGTCATTTATGCCTACGAACATAAGTTAGTCTCTACAAAAAAATAA
- a CDS encoding sensor histidine kinase: MKILLGQGISLFFYLVSIIVLLLYVVWGWPNDEAWWSLLNQTYAQIPLGVWIIIVLAFISFGFSLNTLQKVRGQEKKIETSLRPLLAETFETSKKKYTQTKRMQATVTQLEQLILTQRKTLQRITNEKAETQDRIIQERLVQERQRLARELHDSVSQQLFAASMLLSTMVEIEESKNGEVPKTLMQTEKIVQQAQLEMRALLLHLRPAALHNKTLKEGLEELLQELQEKVFFTIHYRLEEVSLSKGAEDHLFRIAQETLSNTLRHAKATEVDILFVERDNLAIFRVQDNGVGFEVGEGKNGSYGIQSVRERAVEIGATCKVVSVPSQGTIVEVKLPIERPVVQPVNIDIKKATEE; this comes from the coding sequence ATGAAAATACTTCTAGGGCAAGGAATCTCCCTCTTTTTCTATCTAGTTAGTATTATTGTGTTACTTTTATATGTTGTCTGGGGCTGGCCAAATGACGAAGCTTGGTGGTCATTGTTAAACCAGACATATGCACAAATACCTCTAGGCGTATGGATAATAATTGTGCTAGCTTTTATAAGCTTCGGATTTTCATTGAACACACTTCAAAAGGTACGCGGTCAAGAAAAGAAAATAGAAACGAGCTTACGACCATTACTTGCAGAAACGTTTGAAACGAGCAAGAAAAAATATACACAGACCAAAAGAATGCAGGCAACTGTTACTCAACTAGAACAGTTAATCCTGACCCAACGAAAAACATTACAGCGTATAACAAATGAAAAGGCTGAAACACAGGACAGAATTATTCAGGAAAGACTAGTCCAAGAAAGACAAAGATTGGCTAGAGAGCTCCATGATTCCGTATCCCAGCAGCTTTTTGCAGCGTCCATGCTTCTATCTACCATGGTAGAAATAGAAGAATCTAAAAATGGAGAAGTCCCAAAAACCTTAATGCAAACAGAAAAAATCGTACAGCAGGCTCAATTAGAAATGCGCGCGCTACTTCTCCACCTACGCCCTGCAGCTTTACACAATAAAACCTTAAAGGAAGGCTTAGAGGAGTTACTTCAGGAGCTTCAAGAGAAAGTGTTTTTTACCATACACTACCGATTAGAAGAGGTTTCCTTGTCTAAGGGCGCCGAGGATCATTTATTCCGAATCGCACAGGAAACCTTATCAAATACACTAAGACATGCTAAAGCAACTGAAGTAGACATTCTCTTCGTTGAAAGAGACAATCTCGCTATTTTCCGTGTCCAGGATAATGGTGTTGGGTTTGAAGTAGGAGAAGGTAAAAATGGCTCTTATGGAATTCAAAGTGTTCGAGAACGAGCCGTCGAGATTGGTGCTACATGCAAAGTCGTATCCGTTCCCTCTCAAGGAACAATTGTAGAAGTGAAGCTGCCTATTGAAAGACCAGTAGTCCAGCCTGTAAATATAGATATTAAAAAGGCCACGGAGGAGTGA
- the liaF gene encoding cell wall-active antibiotics response protein LiaF, whose amino-acid sequence MKENQTNKLAFFLICFVFLIFIEATIFGNGNIILVLLGIGMMYFSLRKQSKYMFWLGFIFLILAIFSMWSLRLFLVAILVYSLYKLWKNEPISQVIKPFGKVYEETPNSIIQNKLFSSQSTPFQAYEWQDVHVQSFYGDYVIDVTETVLPKGTSLISIRQSLGKVTIHVPYEIPVRIHYTTVIGEARILSRGVQRLWNQTVLVKDGYLDEVSHPAELLITVSTWIGDVEVIRK is encoded by the coding sequence ATGAAAGAAAACCAAACAAACAAGCTAGCTTTTTTTCTTATTTGTTTTGTTTTTCTCATTTTTATAGAAGCTACTATATTTGGGAACGGCAATATTATATTAGTCCTTCTTGGCATAGGAATGATGTACTTTAGCTTACGGAAGCAATCGAAATATATGTTCTGGTTAGGCTTTATATTTCTGATTTTAGCTATCTTTTCTATGTGGAGCCTACGATTGTTTTTAGTAGCTATCCTTGTCTATTCCCTTTATAAGCTTTGGAAAAACGAACCTATTAGCCAAGTGATTAAACCGTTTGGCAAGGTATATGAAGAAACACCAAATAGTATTATTCAAAACAAGCTATTTTCATCACAATCAACGCCATTTCAAGCCTATGAGTGGCAGGATGTTCACGTGCAAAGCTTTTACGGAGACTATGTAATTGATGTTACGGAGACAGTGCTACCAAAAGGCACTTCCCTTATTTCCATTCGACAATCTTTAGGAAAGGTTACAATACATGTTCCATACGAGATTCCAGTCCGCATACATTACACTACCGTAATTGGTGAAGCACGAATTCTTTCCCGCGGAGTTCAGCGTCTATGGAACCAGACTGTCCTTGTAAAGGACGGTTACCTAGATGAGGTTTCTCATCCAGCAGAGCTACTCATAACTGTATCCACGTGGATTGGTGATGTTGAGGTGATTCGAAAATGA
- a CDS encoding PspA/IM30 family protein produces MTSLLQRLKYSVKADLHQLFDKKEEKNPIAMLNQYIREAEKQTEQTGKWLERQGKLKQELEKELAETLQMAEKRKNQVELATASGEEDLISFAQAEVDAYNERATTLQTSIHQTMEELFGLERKYEEMKHKVKDMKVRQLQLMGKENVTRAHHQMDQLLKPEEKQKGFGNFQDMEQYIERLGQKIEKEHEITSMEQRLEQLEKNEQPKAEIV; encoded by the coding sequence ATGACATCATTACTACAACGACTAAAGTATTCAGTTAAGGCTGATCTACATCAACTATTTGATAAAAAAGAAGAAAAGAATCCAATCGCTATGCTCAATCAATACATTCGAGAAGCCGAGAAGCAAACAGAGCAAACCGGTAAATGGTTAGAGCGCCAAGGGAAATTAAAGCAAGAGCTGGAAAAAGAATTGGCTGAGACATTACAGATGGCTGAAAAACGCAAAAACCAAGTAGAACTAGCTACTGCTTCAGGCGAAGAAGATTTAATTTCCTTTGCACAGGCAGAGGTTGATGCCTACAACGAACGTGCAACAACTTTACAGACTAGCATTCACCAAACGATGGAGGAGCTTTTCGGGTTAGAGCGCAAATATGAAGAGATGAAGCACAAAGTGAAGGATATGAAGGTCCGCCAACTGCAGCTCATGGGCAAAGAAAATGTTACACGTGCCCACCACCAAATGGATCAATTGTTAAAGCCTGAAGAAAAGCAGAAAGGATTCGGTAATTTTCAAGACATGGAACAATATATCGAACGCCTTGGACAAAAAATTGAAAAAGAGCATGAAATCACTTCCATGGAGCAACGTTTAGAACAATTAGAAAAAAATGAACAACCAAAGGCTGAAATTGTGTAA
- a CDS encoding ABC transporter permease: MKKFGLVTLGIIAGIVALVNLGPLLGLGISALFVIAGVHFYLKSDSSLLKIFWATVGIIGLLTAISNIPGFVGILSIVALYFIWKTWNKEELSLSIQKKDDPFVNFETQWNELNK, translated from the coding sequence ATGAAAAAATTTGGTTTAGTTACACTTGGGATAATTGCAGGAATTGTAGCATTGGTGAATCTTGGTCCGTTATTAGGATTAGGAATATCCGCATTGTTCGTCATTGCAGGTGTACATTTCTACTTAAAAAGCGATTCAAGCCTACTAAAAATCTTTTGGGCAACAGTCGGTATTATCGGTTTATTGACAGCGATTTCTAATATACCAGGATTCGTTGGTATCTTATCAATCGTAGCTTTATACTTCATCTGGAAAACTTGGAATAAGGAAGAGCTTTCACTATCAATACAAAAAAAAGATGATCCATTCGTTAATTTTGAAACACAGTGGAACGAACTTAATAAATAA
- a CDS encoding metallophosphoesterase: MKKIGFITLAILIYSAIVFYFGWSVWTWLEAFFSINLGIFMGIWFLVAYAIIIARLDHRLRTFSIIGSYWLIIMQYGILLFPIASILVWIFPEYLKLIGGIVLLIFVLIMLLGTYNAFSPVVRKLTITIPKKGAAVDKLKVVVASDFHLGLLSNKVHLQRFVKKSNEQNPDLVLLVGDLVDDDPIWFVKKGMSEVMKQLQSTYGNYGVLGNHEYYGKKIPLLVEEMEASNVKMLLDETIMVADTFYLTGREDLTNRNRKELSELAPKQNNLPWFVMDHTPSNLLIPERAKVDFHVSGHTHRGQMWPNHMFTQRIFELDYGYRKKGNMHAIVSSGFGFWGPPIRLGSQSELWSVEIKLEDV, from the coding sequence ATGAAAAAAATTGGCTTTATAACGTTAGCGATCCTTATTTATTCCGCAATTGTTTTTTATTTTGGTTGGAGTGTGTGGACATGGTTAGAAGCTTTCTTCTCAATTAATCTTGGGATTTTCATGGGGATTTGGTTTTTAGTTGCTTATGCAATTATTATTGCAAGACTTGACCACAGACTAAGAACTTTTAGTATAATAGGTTCTTATTGGCTTATAATCATGCAGTATGGAATTCTTTTATTCCCGATTGCAAGTATACTCGTGTGGATTTTCCCAGAGTATTTAAAGCTGATTGGTGGAATCGTTTTGCTAATCTTTGTTTTGATCATGTTGCTCGGAACATATAATGCCTTCTCGCCAGTAGTCCGAAAACTTACTATTACCATACCTAAAAAGGGAGCGGCAGTGGACAAGTTGAAAGTGGTGGTTGCATCTGACTTTCACCTTGGTCTGTTATCCAATAAAGTGCATTTACAAAGATTTGTAAAAAAATCAAATGAACAAAATCCAGATTTGGTATTACTAGTTGGAGATTTAGTGGACGATGACCCAATATGGTTTGTAAAAAAGGGCATGTCCGAGGTGATGAAGCAGCTTCAATCTACGTATGGTAATTATGGGGTGCTAGGAAACCATGAATACTATGGGAAGAAAATTCCATTACTTGTAGAGGAAATGGAAGCTTCCAATGTAAAGATGCTATTAGATGAAACAATCATGGTGGCAGACACGTTCTATTTGACAGGACGTGAGGACTTAACGAATAGAAACAGAAAAGAACTATCCGAATTGGCACCAAAACAAAACAATTTGCCATGGTTTGTAATGGATCATACACCGTCTAATTTACTCATCCCTGAGAGGGCGAAGGTAGACTTTCACGTGTCGGGTCATACCCATCGTGGTCAAATGTGGCCAAATCATATGTTTACCCAAAGAATTTTTGAACTAGATTACGGGTATAGGAAAAAAGGAAATATGCATGCGATTGTATCTTCCGGATTTGGATTTTGGGGACCACCGATTCGACTAGGTAGTCAATCAGAGTTATGGTCGGTAGAGATTAAGTTAGAGGATGTGTAA
- a CDS encoding DedA family protein, which yields MEAWVTDWMNQFGYFGVFLLILLENVFPPIPSEVILTLGGFMTTTTSMTKVGVILAATAGSVIGAAILYGIGLLLDVERLEKIVNKYGKFLRLTIKDIHKADAWFDKYGVWAVFFGRLIPLVRSLISIPAGMSNMKFWLFLLFTTLGTLIWNTVLVSVGSAVGENWEDIVGYMDIYSNIVYVLIAIVGIAFLVWYFKKRD from the coding sequence ATGGAAGCATGGGTTACAGACTGGATGAATCAGTTTGGATATTTTGGCGTATTTTTATTAATATTGTTAGAGAACGTATTCCCGCCGATACCTTCAGAGGTTATTTTAACGCTTGGAGGATTTATGACAACTACAACTTCGATGACCAAGGTAGGTGTTATTCTAGCAGCTACTGCGGGGTCGGTAATTGGCGCGGCAATTCTTTATGGGATTGGTCTATTACTAGATGTAGAGCGTTTAGAAAAGATTGTGAACAAGTACGGTAAATTCTTGAGACTTACTATAAAAGATATTCATAAGGCGGATGCCTGGTTTGACAAATATGGCGTTTGGGCTGTATTTTTTGGTCGACTAATTCCATTGGTGAGAAGCCTTATTTCTATTCCAGCAGGGATGTCAAATATGAAATTTTGGCTGTTCCTTCTATTTACTACACTAGGTACACTTATTTGGAACACGGTTTTAGTTTCTGTAGGTTCTGCAGTAGGTGAAAACTGGGAGGATATCGTAGGGTATATGGATATCTACTCGAACATAGTGTATGTTCTTATAGCAATAGTAGGGATTGCATTTTTAGTATGGTATTTTAAAAAACGTGACTAA
- a CDS encoding undecaprenyl-diphosphate phosphatase, with translation MEILELFKALILGFVEGMTEFAPVSSTGHMIIVDDMWLQTKDFLGEYSANTFKIVIQLGSILAVVVVFWKRLLSLIGLYKIKDAPKGGQLKLTHVIVGLIPAGVLGVLFEDYIDEHLFTTETVLIGLVLGAILMIVADKLGPKHPKTNTLDKITYKQAILVGLIQCLSLWPGFSRSGSTISGGVILGMNHKTAADFTFIMAVPIMAGASFLSLLKNWEYVEMNHFGFYAVGFVSAFVFALISIRFFLKLIDKVKLTPFAIYRIVLAAVLAVIIFL, from the coding sequence ATGGAAATTCTAGAATTATTTAAAGCATTAATATTAGGTTTTGTAGAAGGTATGACGGAGTTTGCTCCGGTTTCATCAACTGGTCATATGATTATCGTGGATGATATGTGGCTGCAAACAAAAGACTTTTTAGGAGAATACTCAGCTAATACATTCAAAATTGTTATTCAGCTTGGGTCAATCCTCGCTGTAGTCGTTGTCTTTTGGAAAAGATTATTGAGTTTAATAGGCTTATATAAAATAAAGGATGCGCCTAAAGGCGGACAGTTAAAGCTAACTCATGTAATTGTTGGGCTTATACCTGCTGGTGTGCTAGGTGTATTGTTTGAGGATTACATCGATGAGCATTTATTTACAACAGAGACTGTATTAATAGGATTAGTGCTAGGTGCGATCCTTATGATTGTTGCTGATAAACTTGGACCTAAACATCCAAAAACGAACACACTAGACAAGATTACATATAAGCAAGCTATTCTTGTAGGTCTTATACAATGTCTATCATTGTGGCCAGGATTTTCTCGTTCTGGTTCAACGATTTCTGGTGGCGTAATATTAGGGATGAATCATAAAACTGCAGCAGATTTTACTTTTATCATGGCTGTGCCGATTATGGCAGGGGCAAGCTTTCTATCCCTTTTGAAAAACTGGGAGTACGTGGAGATGAATCATTTTGGCTTTTATGCAGTAGGCTTTGTCAGCGCATTTGTATTTGCTTTAATATCGATTCGCTTCTTCTTGAAACTAATTGATAAAGTTAAACTAACACCGTTCGCTATTTATCGAATAGTTTTAGCAGCAGTACTAGCGGTTATTATATTTTTGTAA
- the nhaC gene encoding Na+/H+ antiporter NhaC: protein MFRIRSTISPSFSEAALLSTMIIAIMALCIIKFNAVPHMPILLAILLLITYGLMKKVPYKKLEEGLTDGAKAGLGAIFIFFFIGILVSSLMMSGTIPTLIHLGFQFITPHFFYAIVFLVTCIVGLSIGSSLTTIATIGVAFIGMASAMDISLAITAGAIVSGAFFGDKMSPLSDTTNLASAIVQVDLFEHIRNMGWTTIPAFIISLIGYGILSPNKEFQQLEQVNEFQAGLLQTGMIHWYTLIPLVLLVILSIKKVPAILSLAFTSVVAILISYFHHSFSFGEVLNILFYGFTSSTGMEAIDSLLSRGGINSMMFTIGLVLLALSMGGLLFTLGIVQSLLMKVESSLRKVSSVVAATAFTAIGVNTLIGEQYLSILLTGEAFQAQFKKVGLANKNLARVMEDAGTVVNPLVPWSVCGIFITNVLAVTTLEYLPFAFFCLLSPILTILFGFTGKTLTYIEEK from the coding sequence ATGTTTCGTATTCGTTCCACGATCTCCCCCTCATTTTCGGAGGCAGCACTACTTAGTACTATGATTATCGCTATAATGGCGCTTTGTATCATAAAATTTAATGCAGTTCCTCATATGCCTATCTTACTGGCAATTCTATTACTCATAACTTATGGTCTTATGAAGAAAGTACCTTACAAAAAACTAGAAGAAGGACTAACAGATGGTGCCAAAGCAGGTCTTGGCGCAATTTTCATCTTTTTCTTTATTGGTATATTAGTTAGTAGCTTAATGATGAGCGGGACGATTCCAACACTTATTCACTTAGGCTTTCAATTTATTACGCCACACTTTTTTTATGCTATTGTATTTCTAGTTACTTGTATCGTTGGTTTATCTATAGGAAGTTCCCTAACAACGATAGCTACAATTGGTGTTGCATTTATTGGAATGGCTAGCGCTATGGATATTTCTTTGGCTATTACAGCTGGTGCAATTGTTTCAGGAGCTTTTTTCGGAGATAAAATGTCTCCACTGTCAGATACTACAAATCTCGCATCTGCTATCGTTCAGGTAGATTTATTTGAACATATTCGAAATATGGGATGGACAACGATACCAGCATTCATTATTTCGCTAATTGGATATGGGATTTTATCGCCAAACAAAGAATTTCAACAGCTCGAGCAAGTAAATGAATTTCAAGCTGGACTACTCCAAACAGGGATGATTCATTGGTATACACTGATTCCTCTTGTTTTACTCGTTATACTTTCCATTAAGAAAGTGCCTGCTATATTATCTCTGGCTTTCACATCAGTTGTTGCTATACTTATTTCCTATTTCCATCACTCTTTTAGTTTTGGGGAAGTATTAAATATACTATTTTACGGTTTTACTTCTAGCACGGGTATGGAAGCGATTGACTCCTTACTTTCTAGGGGAGGCATTAATAGCATGATGTTTACGATTGGGCTTGTTCTACTTGCGCTAAGTATGGGTGGGCTTTTGTTTACGCTGGGGATCGTGCAAAGCTTACTGATGAAAGTGGAAAGCTCGCTAAGGAAGGTGAGTTCTGTTGTTGCAGCAACTGCATTTACCGCAATTGGGGTTAATACACTTATCGGAGAGCAGTACTTATCGATTTTATTGACTGGAGAAGCATTCCAAGCACAATTTAAAAAAGTTGGCTTGGCCAATAAAAACTTAGCACGCGTAATGGAAGATGCTGGTACGGTTGTAAACCCCCTTGTACCATGGAGTGTATGTGGGATTTTCATTACGAATGTATTAGCTGTTACAACACTCGAGTACCTACCATTTGCATTTTTCTGCTTGCTTAGCCCGATCCTGACTATATTATTTGGGTTTACTGGAAAAACATTGACTTATATCGAAGAAAAATAG
- a CDS encoding DUF2569 domain-containing protein, whose translation MTVTNVSVQPHNGPSGINGWLILPLIGLLYAPFHYLLRFFSHIITYLTNNIWVTMIELDVSKGQQIFISVTIVVYSLILLLTIVISTILIFHFFKKKRSLPKHMILYYIATAACKFVFGFAFVYISNLLYGVNHEERFEFAAVSMMSFILTFIWANYFNESQRVHNTFIH comes from the coding sequence ATGACTGTTACTAATGTATCTGTCCAACCACATAATGGACCCTCAGGAATCAATGGTTGGCTCATTCTGCCCTTGATTGGTCTGCTATATGCACCGTTTCACTATTTACTTAGATTTTTCAGCCACATAATAACCTACCTTACGAATAACATTTGGGTGACGATGATTGAATTAGATGTATCTAAAGGACAGCAAATCTTCATAAGTGTAACCATAGTAGTCTACTCCCTTATTTTACTTTTAACAATAGTCATCTCAACAATCCTTATTTTTCACTTTTTCAAGAAAAAAAGGTCATTACCAAAGCATATGATCCTTTATTATATTGCCACTGCTGCGTGTAAATTTGTTTTCGGCTTTGCATTTGTTTACATATCAAATCTATTATATGGAGTGAATCATGAGGAACGGTTTGAATTCGCTGCAGTGTCTATGATGTCATTTATTTTGACATTTATATGGGCGAATTATTTCAATGAATCTCAAAGAGTTCATAATACATTTATTCATTAA
- a CDS encoding DUF2569 family protein, translating to MITSNSTRLTSKDLLPHGPVGIGGWLILPLIGLITSPFVIIAYLMIDVFPFLTAEGWESIASKSGEYYHPLFGPFVITDLIICIAQISTVIVLLILFFKKKTFFPKVMITCLTIMLIIDILIGYINLQIIENVFGSDPLTSQYYMFNVIRAMISTSIWITYFSKSKRVKNTFVK from the coding sequence ATGATTACAAGCAATTCCACTAGGTTGACATCTAAGGACTTATTACCACACGGACCTGTTGGTATAGGGGGCTGGCTAATACTTCCACTTATCGGGCTAATTACCTCACCGTTTGTTATTATTGCCTATCTCATGATAGATGTTTTCCCTTTTTTGACGGCTGAAGGTTGGGAGAGTATAGCTAGTAAGAGTGGAGAATATTATCATCCTTTATTTGGACCATTTGTAATAACAGACCTCATCATTTGTATTGCTCAAATATCTACAGTAATAGTATTACTCATACTTTTCTTTAAAAAGAAAACGTTTTTCCCTAAGGTAATGATTACCTGCCTTACCATCATGCTAATAATAGATATTCTCATTGGCTATATAAATTTGCAAATCATAGAGAATGTGTTTGGATCTGATCCTTTAACATCCCAATACTATATGTTTAATGTAATACGGGCTATGATAAGTACCTCGATTTGGATTACTTATTTTAGTAAATCCAAGAGAGTAAAGAATACATTTGTAAAGTAA